Proteins co-encoded in one Paraburkholderia edwinii genomic window:
- a CDS encoding AMP-binding protein has translation MNTPVTLRALIDERAAQYPDKPFLLDCPGDPDVSSAGNGTRRAAPLAVLTYAELRNDCRVMESRFLDAGLRPGDTVSVLMSNGIQTGRILLAAMYSGLVANPLNLLCQPSQLRYIVEHSDTRAIFVERDTRATIESAIAELHGGARAELRSESQGKRLARDILVIETEPDARALPVLPHAEPVLAGAALQRAEAQRASVAGDDGPVAATLSETPSASRHEPCETDIALLMYTSGTTGLPKGVLLSHRNLLANAARITDEHRLADDDRVLASLPLYHINGLVVTLLTPLFHAGSVVMTPRFSARTFWRDAAFHGCTWINVVPTIVAYLLNCDEACAFDLSALKFCRSASAALPVEHHRAFEARFGIGIIETMGMTETAAPIFSNPYDASRRKVGSIGLPSGAEAKVIDREGRECAPNECGEIVLRGEQVMRGYYKRPEETHAAFTADGWLRTGDLGYRDEDGYFFINGRAKELIIKGGENIAPREIDEALLKHPGVLDAAAVGVPDSAYGQDIVAYIVPRVADGNVQANECGGLDVADLRAHCLRELGRYKTPKEFRFVAELPRGPSGKVQRLKLLQTQT, from the coding sequence ATGAACACGCCTGTCACGCTTCGCGCGCTGATCGACGAGCGCGCCGCGCAGTATCCGGACAAACCGTTTCTGCTCGATTGTCCCGGCGACCCCGATGTCTCTTCCGCCGGCAACGGCACGCGGCGTGCCGCTCCGCTGGCCGTCCTGACGTATGCGGAGTTACGCAACGATTGCCGCGTGATGGAATCGCGTTTTCTCGATGCGGGCTTGCGGCCCGGCGACACGGTGTCGGTGCTGATGAGCAACGGCATCCAGACCGGCCGGATTCTGCTTGCCGCGATGTACAGCGGGCTCGTCGCCAATCCGCTCAATCTGCTGTGCCAGCCGTCTCAGCTTCGCTATATCGTCGAACATTCGGATACGCGCGCGATTTTTGTCGAGCGCGATACGCGCGCAACGATCGAGTCGGCGATTGCGGAATTGCATGGTGGGGCGCGTGCTGAATTGCGTTCTGAATCGCAGGGGAAACGACTGGCGCGGGACATTCTCGTTATCGAAACCGAACCCGACGCGCGGGCGCTGCCGGTTCTGCCGCATGCCGAACCGGTGCTGGCCGGGGCCGCGCTGCAACGGGCCGAAGCGCAGCGCGCATCGGTCGCGGGCGACGATGGTCCGGTCGCGGCGACGTTGAGCGAAACGCCATCTGCGTCGCGCCACGAGCCATGCGAAACCGACATCGCGCTGCTGATGTACACATCGGGCACGACCGGCTTGCCCAAAGGCGTGCTGCTCTCGCACCGCAACCTGCTCGCGAACGCGGCGCGCATCACCGACGAACATCGACTGGCCGACGACGACCGCGTGCTTGCCTCGTTGCCGCTTTATCACATCAACGGTCTCGTTGTGACACTGCTGACGCCGCTGTTTCATGCGGGCTCGGTCGTGATGACGCCGCGCTTCTCGGCGCGCACGTTCTGGCGCGATGCGGCGTTTCATGGCTGCACGTGGATCAATGTTGTGCCGACCATCGTCGCGTATCTGCTCAATTGCGACGAAGCGTGCGCGTTCGATCTGTCGGCGCTGAAGTTTTGCCGAAGCGCATCCGCGGCGTTGCCGGTCGAACATCATCGCGCGTTCGAGGCACGCTTCGGTATCGGTATTATCGAAACGATGGGCATGACGGAGACCGCGGCGCCTATCTTCAGCAATCCGTATGACGCGTCGCGGCGCAAGGTCGGCAGCATCGGCTTGCCGTCGGGCGCCGAAGCGAAGGTGATCGACCGTGAAGGCCGCGAATGCGCGCCGAACGAATGCGGCGAAATCGTGCTGCGCGGTGAACAGGTGATGCGCGGCTATTACAAGCGCCCCGAAGAGACGCACGCTGCGTTTACAGCCGATGGGTGGCTGCGCACCGGCGACCTCGGCTATCGCGACGAGGACGGCTACTTCTTTATCAACGGCCGCGCGAAGGAGTTGATTATCAAGGGCGGCGAAAACATCGCACCGCGCGAGATCGACGAGGCCTTGCTCAAGCATCCCGGCGTGCTCGACGCGGCCGCTGTCGGCGTGCCCGATAGCGCGTATGGTCAGGACATCGTCGCGTATATCGTGCCGCGTGTGGCGGACGGCAATGTTCAGGCGAACGAATGCGGCGGCCTCGATGTTGCGGATCTGCGCGCGCATTGCCTGCGCGAACTGGGCCGCTACAAGACGCCGAAGGAATTCCGCTTCGTTGCGGAACTGCCGCGCGGGCCGTCCGGCAAGGTGCAGCGGTTGAAGCTGTTGCAGACGCAGACCTGA
- the sauS gene encoding acylating sulfoacetaldehyde dehydrogenase — protein sequence MNVRASHAEVGAHGVNANASAKASTQANADSNVAEEVAALVGRARIAQREFERAGQDALDMAAAAAAWAIMEPGRNRQLAELSVRDTGLGNVDDKFRKNYRKTLGLLRDLHGQKTTGVIARDAANGIVEIARAVGVVAAITPSTNPAATPANKIVNALKCGNAVIVAPSPKGYSSCALLVGFIHAQLEKAGLSPDLVQMLPAPISKAATAELMRQADLVVATGSQANVRMAYASGTPAFGVGAGNVASIVTASADLHDAARKIALSKTFDNATSCSSENSVVIEDAVYQPMLDALAACGGVLLDNDQKAKLQATMWRDGKLSPQCTARSAAVIARVAGLDEIAESGPRFLMVKETGFGERYPFSGEKLAPVLTVYRARDFEHAAEIVGDIYSYMGAGHSVGLHISRDAADTGQAVELGETLPVARVIVNQAHCLATGGNFDNGLPFSLSMGCGTWGRNNFSTNLNFHQYLNITRVAYPIEERVPEADDLLGEFFRRVGR from the coding sequence ATGAATGTCAGGGCAAGTCATGCTGAAGTCGGGGCGCACGGGGTAAACGCGAATGCAAGTGCGAAGGCAAGCACGCAGGCAAACGCGGACAGCAACGTCGCCGAAGAGGTGGCCGCGCTCGTCGGCCGCGCCCGCATCGCGCAACGCGAATTCGAGCGGGCCGGGCAGGACGCACTCGATATGGCCGCTGCCGCTGCCGCATGGGCGATCATGGAGCCGGGGCGCAACCGGCAACTGGCGGAACTGTCGGTGCGGGACACCGGCCTCGGCAACGTCGACGACAAATTCCGCAAGAACTATCGCAAGACGCTAGGTCTCCTGCGCGATCTGCATGGACAGAAGACCACCGGCGTCATTGCACGCGACGCAGCAAACGGCATCGTGGAAATCGCGCGCGCGGTCGGCGTCGTCGCCGCCATCACACCGTCGACGAACCCGGCCGCGACGCCCGCGAACAAGATCGTGAACGCGCTCAAATGCGGCAATGCGGTAATCGTCGCGCCATCACCTAAAGGCTATTCGTCGTGCGCGCTGCTAGTTGGCTTTATTCACGCACAGCTCGAGAAGGCCGGACTGTCGCCCGACCTCGTGCAGATGCTGCCCGCGCCGATCAGCAAGGCCGCCACCGCCGAGTTAATGCGGCAAGCGGACCTTGTCGTTGCAACGGGCTCGCAGGCCAACGTACGCATGGCCTATGCGAGCGGCACGCCGGCGTTCGGCGTGGGCGCGGGCAATGTCGCATCGATCGTCACCGCATCGGCCGACTTGCATGATGCGGCGCGCAAGATCGCGCTCTCGAAGACCTTCGACAACGCGACGAGCTGTTCGTCGGAGAACAGCGTCGTGATCGAAGACGCCGTGTATCAGCCGATGCTCGATGCACTGGCCGCATGCGGCGGTGTGCTGCTCGACAACGATCAGAAGGCGAAGCTGCAAGCGACGATGTGGCGCGACGGCAAGCTGTCGCCGCAATGCACGGCGCGTTCGGCGGCGGTGATCGCGCGCGTCGCGGGCCTCGACGAGATTGCCGAGAGCGGCCCCAGGTTTCTGATGGTGAAGGAAACCGGTTTTGGCGAGCGCTATCCGTTTTCGGGCGAGAAGCTCGCGCCGGTGTTGACCGTCTATCGCGCGCGCGACTTCGAACATGCGGCGGAGATTGTCGGCGACATCTATTCGTATATGGGCGCGGGGCATTCGGTTGGCCTGCATATCAGCCGGGATGCGGCCGATACCGGGCAGGCGGTCGAACTCGGCGAAACGCTGCCGGTTGCGCGCGTGATCGTCAACCAGGCGCATTGCCTCGCGACCGGCGGCAATTTCGACAATGGCCTGCCTTTCTCGCTGTCGATGGGCTGCGGCACATGGGGACGCAATAACTTCTCCACCAATCTGAACTTCCATCAGTACCTGAACATCACGCGCGTCGCGTATCCGATCGAGGAACGCGTGCCCGAAGCGGACGATCTGCTTGGCGAATTTTTCCGGAGGGTCGGACGATGA
- a CDS encoding IclR family transcriptional regulator, with translation MRDSIQSARIDCLSDNTRVLRALAVLEELAAAGQPFSLSQLSARLHIPKATLMRLIESLEIQGYVTHMPDSRGADRAIALGPRAAQLALATLANNTFTRACRSLLRSLVEALGETCNLTALDGDTVLYIERVETTEPLRLQMQPGTRVPLHCTASGKLFLSQMPPAERRLVLSRLALKRMTYRTLTDTTLLEAELDRLAARGIGIDNEEFVRGMVAVAVPVKDAANGHALASLAIHAPTARANLNDLLATVPKLKETAQALAPLLQHVESMPGRGVREANAR, from the coding sequence ATGAGAGATTCGATCCAATCCGCCCGTATCGACTGTCTGTCGGACAACACGCGCGTGCTGCGTGCGCTAGCCGTGCTCGAGGAACTGGCAGCGGCGGGCCAGCCGTTCTCGCTGTCCCAATTGTCGGCGCGGCTGCATATTCCGAAGGCGACGCTGATGCGGCTGATCGAATCGCTCGAAATACAGGGCTATGTCACGCATATGCCGGACTCGCGCGGCGCGGACCGCGCCATCGCGCTCGGCCCCCGCGCCGCACAACTCGCGCTGGCCACCCTCGCGAACAATACGTTCACGCGCGCATGCCGATCGCTGTTGCGCTCGCTTGTCGAGGCGCTAGGCGAAACCTGTAACCTCACCGCGCTGGACGGCGATACCGTGCTGTATATCGAGCGCGTCGAGACGACGGAACCGCTGCGTTTGCAGATGCAGCCGGGCACACGCGTGCCGCTGCACTGCACCGCAAGCGGCAAGCTTTTTTTATCGCAGATGCCTCCGGCCGAACGGCGGCTCGTCCTGTCGCGCCTCGCACTCAAGCGAATGACCTACCGCACGCTCACCGATACCACCTTGCTCGAAGCGGAGCTCGACCGCCTCGCCGCACGCGGCATCGGCATCGATAACGAAGAATTCGTCAGGGGAATGGTCGCGGTTGCCGTGCCTGTCAAAGATGCGGCGAACGGACACGCGCTGGCGTCGCTGGCGATTCACGCGCCGACCGCGCGAGCCAACCTCAACGATCTGCTCGCGACGGTGCCGAAGCTCAAGGAGACCGCGCAGGCGCTCGCGCCGCTGCTGCAGCATGTTGAATCGATGCCGGGTCGCGGCGTGCGCGAGGCTAACGCAAGATAA
- a CDS encoding MFS transporter — protein MSNDQRVVRRVAFASVVGATVEWYDFFLYGVVAGIVFNKLYFPANDPLVSTMLAYSTFAVGFVTRPLGGVLFGHFGDRVGRKSALILTLVIMGISTAGVAFVPTYAQIGIWAPILLLSLRVLQGIGLGGEWGGAVLMAYEYAPPNKRGLYASLPQIGLSIGLCLAAGVVAGISRILPDADFFAWGWRIAFGASLLLVLIGLYIRLKVMETPEFLALKRNRREAKIPFVDMITRYRGTVVLGMGARYIDGVFFNVFAVFSIGYLTQHVSMSRTDALLGVMIAAVVMCFFIPLFGRMSDQLGRARVYRWGSLICGLSVLPAFWLIESHAGNTLVIWAAIVVPFGIFYAMVYGPEAALFAELFDANVRYTGISFVYQFSGIFASGLTPIIATALMRVNQGKPWMVCAYVMLSALISAWSARAIERRASTYGAVASAHS, from the coding sequence ATGTCAAACGATCAGCGCGTCGTGCGCCGCGTCGCATTTGCCAGCGTGGTCGGCGCGACCGTCGAGTGGTACGACTTCTTTCTGTACGGCGTCGTGGCGGGCATCGTGTTCAACAAGCTGTATTTCCCGGCGAACGATCCGCTTGTATCGACGATGCTTGCGTATTCGACGTTCGCGGTCGGCTTCGTCACGCGGCCGCTCGGCGGCGTGCTGTTCGGCCACTTCGGCGACCGGGTCGGGCGCAAGTCTGCGCTGATTTTGACGCTCGTGATCATGGGCATTTCGACGGCCGGCGTCGCCTTTGTCCCGACCTATGCGCAGATCGGTATCTGGGCGCCGATTCTGCTGTTGAGCTTGCGCGTGCTGCAAGGCATCGGCCTTGGCGGCGAGTGGGGCGGCGCGGTGCTGATGGCTTATGAATATGCGCCGCCAAATAAACGCGGGCTCTACGCGAGCCTGCCGCAAATCGGCTTATCGATCGGGCTCTGTCTCGCGGCCGGCGTCGTGGCCGGCATCTCGCGCATCCTGCCCGATGCGGATTTCTTTGCATGGGGCTGGCGTATCGCGTTCGGCGCGTCGCTGCTGCTCGTGCTGATCGGCTTGTATATTCGCCTGAAAGTGATGGAAACGCCCGAGTTTCTCGCGCTCAAACGCAACCGGCGCGAAGCGAAGATTCCGTTTGTCGACATGATCACGCGCTATCGCGGCACGGTCGTGCTCGGCATGGGCGCGCGCTATATCGACGGCGTGTTCTTCAATGTGTTCGCGGTGTTTTCGATCGGCTATCTGACCCAGCACGTATCGATGAGCCGCACCGATGCGCTGCTCGGCGTGATGATCGCGGCCGTCGTGATGTGCTTTTTTATTCCACTGTTCGGCAGGATGTCGGACCAGCTGGGCCGGGCGCGCGTTTATCGCTGGGGATCGCTGATTTGCGGGCTGTCGGTGCTGCCCGCGTTCTGGCTGATCGAAAGCCATGCGGGCAATACGCTCGTGATCTGGGCCGCGATCGTCGTGCCGTTCGGCATTTTCTATGCGATGGTTTATGGCCCTGAAGCGGCGCTCTTTGCCGAGCTGTTCGATGCGAACGTGCGCTATACCGGTATTTCGTTCGTCTATCAGTTCTCGGGGATCTTCGCGAGCGGACTGACGCCGATCATTGCGACCGCATTGATGCGCGTCAATCAGGGCAAGCCGTGGATGGTCTGCGCCTACGTGATGCTGTCCGCGCTGATCTCGGCATGGTCCGCGCGCGCGATTGAGCGAAGGGCGAGCACGTATGGCGCGGTGGCGAGCGCGCATTCGTAA
- a CDS encoding GMC family oxidoreductase encodes MPGTFDYVVVGAGSAGCVLANRLSEGGRYSVCLLEAGPADRYLWIHIPIGYGKTMFHPVYNWGFHTEPDPNMNNRRLYWPRGRTLGGSSSINGLIYVRGQKEDYDRWAAPGNRGWSWDDCLPYFRRLEHNELGAGPTRGVDGPLWASTIRQPHALVDAFIAASNRLGVRTVDDFNTGDQEGVGYYQLTTRHGWRCSTAVAYLKPARHRANLHVETNALASRIRFDGTRATGVRFLQHGEMREVSARREVILTAGALQSPQLLQLSGVGPAALLRELGIPVVADRAGVGANLQDHLQVRLIYEVTKPITTNDLMQSWIGRAKMGLEWALFRSGPLAVGINQGGMFCRALPEEAQTPDIQFHFSTLSADSAGGEVHAFPGCTYSICQLRPESRGTVRIRSTDMRDAPSIVPNYLATDLDRRTTVAGVRFARRVAATQPMAALMKREVRPGADAQTDDELLHFCREYGQTIFHPSGTAKMGTAGDPLAVVDERLRVYGTRGLRVVDCSIMPTLVSGNTNVPIVMVAEKASDMILDDARAADAAHRENVPAAAAAEV; translated from the coding sequence ATGCCAGGTACCTTCGACTATGTCGTGGTCGGCGCCGGTTCGGCCGGCTGCGTCCTTGCCAACCGGCTCTCGGAAGGCGGCCGCTATTCGGTCTGCCTGCTCGAAGCGGGCCCCGCCGACCGCTACCTGTGGATTCATATTCCGATCGGCTACGGCAAGACGATGTTTCACCCGGTCTACAACTGGGGCTTTCATACCGAGCCGGACCCGAATATGAACAACCGGCGGCTGTACTGGCCGCGTGGCCGCACGCTCGGCGGCAGCAGTTCGATCAATGGCCTGATTTACGTGCGCGGTCAGAAAGAGGACTACGACCGGTGGGCCGCGCCAGGCAATCGCGGCTGGAGCTGGGACGACTGTCTGCCGTACTTCCGGCGGCTCGAACACAACGAACTCGGCGCGGGGCCGACACGCGGCGTCGATGGGCCGCTGTGGGCCTCGACGATCCGTCAGCCGCATGCGCTCGTCGACGCGTTTATCGCGGCGTCGAACCGGCTCGGCGTGCGCACCGTCGACGATTTCAACACGGGCGACCAGGAAGGCGTCGGCTACTACCAGCTGACGACGCGTCACGGCTGGCGCTGCTCGACGGCGGTCGCATATCTGAAGCCCGCGCGCCATCGTGCGAATCTGCATGTGGAAACCAATGCGCTCGCTTCGCGTATCCGCTTCGACGGCACGCGGGCGACTGGCGTGCGATTTCTACAGCATGGCGAGATGCGCGAGGTCAGCGCGCGGCGCGAGGTGATCCTGACCGCAGGCGCGTTGCAGTCGCCGCAATTGCTGCAGTTGTCGGGCGTCGGGCCCGCGGCGTTGTTGCGCGAGCTCGGCATTCCGGTGGTCGCGGACCGCGCCGGCGTCGGCGCAAACCTGCAGGACCATCTGCAAGTCCGTTTGATCTACGAAGTGACGAAGCCGATCACGACCAACGATCTGATGCAGTCATGGATCGGTCGAGCAAAAATGGGCCTCGAATGGGCGCTGTTTCGCAGCGGGCCGCTGGCCGTCGGTATCAACCAGGGCGGCATGTTTTGCCGCGCCTTGCCCGAAGAAGCGCAAACGCCCGATATCCAGTTTCATTTCTCGACGCTTTCCGCCGATTCCGCGGGCGGCGAAGTCCATGCGTTTCCCGGCTGCACGTATTCGATTTGCCAGTTGCGTCCCGAATCGCGCGGCACCGTGCGAATCAGGTCGACCGATATGCGCGATGCGCCGTCGATCGTGCCGAACTATCTTGCGACCGATCTCGACCGCCGCACGACCGTGGCTGGCGTGCGCTTCGCGCGCCGCGTCGCGGCCACGCAGCCGATGGCCGCGCTGATGAAGCGCGAAGTGCGTCCCGGCGCCGATGCGCAAACCGACGACGAACTGCTGCACTTCTGCCGCGAATACGGGCAGACGATCTTTCATCCGTCGGGCACGGCGAAGATGGGGACGGCAGGCGATCCGCTCGCGGTCGTCGACGAACGTCTTCGTGTGTATGGAACGCGCGGCCTGCGCGTGGTCGACTGTTCGATCATGCCGACGCTCGTCTCCGGCAATACGAATGTGCCGATCGTGATGGTGGCGGAGAAAGCGTCCGACATGATTCTCGACGATGCGCGCGCGGCCGATGCGGCGCACCGCGAGAACGTGCCGGCAGCCGCGGCAGCGGAAGTTTGA
- a CDS encoding IclR family transcriptional regulator, which produces MSFSNQSNAAAVRAFRVLETLAEAGHPLSMTDLVHALGLPKQTVHRILVQLMDAWLVTRVAGNRLYECSPRVRMLAVNVLMHAGPAAARHVLLEQLVSKIGETCNLTMLAGNDVVYVDRVETEWPLRMHLQPGSHVPLHCSASGKLLLSFLPKERRERVIDALPLRAYSEQTITDRDALRKELTETRRRLLAINNQEHLQGLIAIAVPVMLDRNRACAAIAVQAPVGRVTLDDLLAFVPDLRFAADETAKTFRE; this is translated from the coding sequence ATGTCGTTCTCGAACCAGTCAAATGCGGCCGCCGTGCGCGCGTTCCGTGTACTCGAAACGCTTGCCGAAGCCGGCCATCCGCTGTCGATGACCGACCTCGTGCATGCGCTCGGCTTGCCGAAACAGACCGTGCATCGGATCCTCGTGCAATTGATGGACGCGTGGCTTGTCACGCGCGTCGCGGGCAATCGCCTCTACGAGTGCTCGCCGCGCGTGCGCATGCTCGCCGTCAACGTGCTCATGCACGCGGGGCCTGCGGCCGCGCGCCATGTGCTGCTCGAACAGCTGGTGTCGAAAATCGGAGAGACCTGCAATCTGACGATGCTGGCCGGCAACGACGTCGTCTATGTCGACCGCGTCGAAACCGAATGGCCGCTGCGCATGCATCTGCAGCCCGGCTCGCACGTGCCGCTGCACTGCTCGGCAAGCGGCAAGCTGCTGCTCAGTTTCCTGCCTAAAGAAAGACGTGAACGCGTTATCGATGCGCTGCCGCTGCGCGCGTATTCGGAGCAAACCATCACGGACCGTGACGCACTGCGCAAGGAACTGACCGAAACGCGCCGCCGCCTGCTCGCGATCAACAATCAGGAGCATCTGCAAGGGCTGATCGCGATCGCCGTGCCGGTCATGCTCGACCGCAACCGCGCCTGCGCCGCGATCGCGGTTCAGGCGCCCGTGGGCCGGGTTACGCTCGACGACCTGCTCGCCTTCGTGCCCGACCTGCGCTTTGCCGCCGACGAAACCGCGAAGACGTTCCGCGAGTGA
- a CDS encoding TonB-dependent receptor, protein MKPIVVDASKITTASDNVNDPNQIVNASKTGTPLGDLPMSVQEVPRAILDEQGATSLQEAVRNGNFSGVNYGGTDSKGFTDHFMIRGLQAQTYDDGFSDGDQVNGPTHSLLGVERIEVLEGPGSALLGSGPPGGSINLIHYTPSAQFHWGGSIQAGSFGTVNATGYVTGPTGIDGLNYRLDVGGNRSDGYRDLSSWNKEIRPDLQWTIGDHKIEFSIDAQDYMATPDSYGLIYFNGAPIRNVPFDAKYSTPFANAHGNYVRTTLSDEWRVSDYLTINNRLSYLHHSLDFFSNGDSTHAKIKGNAFTGRQLRDQDDSLNSIDYQLEPVWKFSTGGIHHTLLTGFEYLHQDLNSAKTTADLPDIDNIFAPVPPETSIANLNFQCAPSHSCQNDHVVANFYSLYATDQVDVTDRFKVRAGVRKDWFGTSLTLNPVAGEPNRTANDGITLVPGNTYTRNDAPTSWNAGVLYKVTPWMSPYFGVSRSYLANFNSENTAFSIGPPESALQYELGVKWAFDDGRYVLNTALFDVKRDHVATPFGDDQIAFDAQRTRGAEVSFDADLTSSWHVYANFTAEHARITDSQDTPGAVGTEPQGVPAYMANLWTTYKFSLFGRTGFHAGAGINYLSQMTNGFANGYDWAPASLIENLQFGYAEHHWGVDLNIDNVSDQRYFTATNVVGAYVGPPLAAYVTVHADF, encoded by the coding sequence TTGAAGCCGATCGTTGTCGACGCATCGAAAATAACGACGGCTTCGGACAACGTCAACGATCCCAACCAGATCGTCAACGCAAGCAAAACCGGCACCCCGCTAGGCGATCTGCCGATGAGCGTGCAGGAAGTTCCGCGCGCGATTCTCGATGAGCAAGGCGCCACGTCGCTACAGGAAGCGGTTCGTAACGGCAACTTCTCTGGTGTCAATTATGGCGGCACCGATTCAAAAGGCTTTACCGACCACTTCATGATCCGCGGCCTGCAGGCGCAGACCTATGACGACGGATTTTCGGATGGCGACCAGGTCAATGGCCCGACGCATTCGCTGCTGGGCGTCGAGCGCATCGAAGTGCTTGAAGGACCGGGATCGGCACTGCTCGGCAGCGGCCCGCCGGGCGGTTCGATCAACCTGATTCACTACACGCCGTCGGCGCAATTCCACTGGGGCGGCAGTATTCAGGCCGGCTCGTTCGGCACGGTCAACGCCACCGGCTACGTCACGGGCCCAACCGGCATCGACGGATTGAACTATCGGCTGGACGTCGGAGGCAACCGCTCCGACGGCTACCGCGATCTGTCGTCGTGGAACAAGGAAATCCGTCCCGATTTGCAATGGACGATCGGCGACCACAAGATCGAATTCTCAATCGACGCGCAGGACTATATGGCGACGCCCGATTCATACGGGCTGATCTACTTCAACGGGGCGCCGATTCGCAACGTTCCGTTCGACGCAAAATATTCGACACCGTTCGCCAACGCCCACGGCAACTACGTACGCACCACGCTTTCGGATGAATGGCGTGTCAGCGACTATCTGACGATCAACAATCGCCTGTCGTACCTGCACCATTCGCTGGACTTTTTCAGCAACGGCGACAGCACGCACGCGAAGATCAAAGGCAACGCGTTTACGGGCCGCCAGCTGCGCGATCAGGATGATTCGCTGAACTCTATCGACTACCAGTTAGAGCCGGTGTGGAAATTCTCGACAGGCGGCATTCACCATACGCTGTTGACGGGCTTCGAATACCTGCATCAGGATCTCAACAGCGCGAAGACGACTGCGGATCTTCCGGACATCGACAACATCTTTGCGCCGGTGCCTCCGGAAACCTCGATCGCGAACCTCAACTTTCAGTGCGCGCCATCTCATTCGTGCCAGAACGACCACGTGGTGGCGAATTTCTATAGCCTCTACGCAACCGATCAGGTCGATGTGACGGACCGGTTCAAGGTCCGCGCGGGCGTACGCAAGGACTGGTTCGGCACATCACTGACCTTGAATCCGGTCGCCGGCGAGCCAAACCGTACCGCCAACGACGGCATCACACTGGTTCCGGGCAATACATATACGCGCAACGATGCGCCGACCAGCTGGAACGCCGGCGTGCTTTACAAGGTCACGCCGTGGATGTCGCCGTACTTCGGCGTGTCGCGCAGCTACCTCGCGAACTTCAACTCCGAAAACACCGCGTTTTCCATTGGCCCGCCGGAATCGGCGTTGCAATACGAGCTGGGCGTTAAGTGGGCATTCGACGATGGACGCTACGTGCTCAACACCGCGCTGTTCGACGTCAAGCGGGATCATGTCGCAACGCCGTTTGGCGACGACCAGATCGCGTTCGATGCGCAACGCACGCGCGGCGCCGAAGTTTCCTTCGACGCGGATCTCACATCGAGCTGGCATGTCTATGCGAATTTCACCGCGGAGCATGCGCGCATCACCGACAGCCAGGACACGCCGGGCGCAGTCGGTACGGAACCGCAGGGCGTGCCCGCCTATATGGCGAACCTGTGGACGACGTACAAATTCAGCCTGTTCGGCAGAACGGGCTTTCATGCGGGGGCAGGCATCAACTACCTCAGCCAGATGACGAACGGTTTCGCCAATGGCTATGACTGGGCGCCTGCGTCGCTGATCGAGAACCTGCAGTTCGGTTACGCGGAGCATCACTGGGGCGTCGATCTGAACATCGACAACGTCAGCGACCAGCGCTATTTCACCGCCACCAACGTGGTCGGCGCCTATGTCGGGCCACCGTTGGCGGCTTACGTCACGGTGCACGCGGACTTTTGA